The DNA window CATACATTCTCTACACCCTAAACACTGCCTCTATCAGTTCTACCATTAAATTTTCCTGGGTCCACTTGTATTACGAACTGATATATCTTCTAACCGCTGTCATAAACTACAAGTTCTTTGGCATACTATTCttattttactgtattctttttgtttcttttgagtttATACACTGAAtatcatgatcttagacggtgaccacttacattattttcattacatgaacttagaggaccttacttatgttcagggtagaattctcctagttttcaacgtttctatttaagtctttaatagcataagaatgatgtttatttctctgttactatttcacgggtgacacgggacccgatccagaaaaggattttgacaaaggaaaatctatttctggagaggggcccgatgtcacctggtgacccacccctgtttttcattctctccctcccttgataaacttcattctagtgaggtgggtgctaacatggaatcatagtgttgccttgtatacagtcctgAGTAGTGCaagtatcggcacctctctcgttgggacttttgacattgggaatctctataggataaggttccgtgtttttgtagttcacccttttccatacacgactccatctactggagctcgctctgggggtagtaactccagcttttcatttagctttctctggtatctagcaacggaattacctagaaataagtgctgaatggactatttcaccgggtgacacgggaccccgatccagaaatcaTTTTTATCTGATAACTTTTCACattgaaatatacttttattcacttattattttaattttaggtctATTATAAGTTATTGATAAACTGGACAAGaatgcatgcaaaaaaaaaaaaaaaggtgaatggcAAGTGTTTAGGGGAATTGCATGTGTTGCTGATGAGCTTTATATGCAAGTGCATGAAGTAAGAAAGGGGAAATGACTtactataaaatatgtatatgtctgtgtatatataaggatatatatgcagtgaaccccccgtattcgcgggagCTGCGTACCatccccccccgcaaatagctaaaatccgcgaacacttaaaacccctctaaaaacacttagaactgcccaatttgatagcttaaacagaagaaaaaccctgtaaaaatacttatatctgagtattttaatagttttatcacaaaaagtgcatttattcatgaaaattatatgaaaatacagtaattagtgaaccttctcagtgaaaaatactacgaatgggcaaattttccatgaataatggctagatatattccacagagaaacctgcgaacgcgtgagtccgcgaatcatgagaatgcgaatacggggggtttacagTGCACTAAAGCTGACTGCATTATCATATATTTTCACACCTACCTCCTCTGTTGAAAGAGCTTGAGATTCCTCTAATACCAACTTGATATCTTCTTGGTGAGCAATGTAAGGAACTCTTATAACAGCAGTAAAGACAGACAAAAGTCCAAGTTCTTCTAATACAGATCGACGTTTTGAAGTGCAAATAACCAAAAGTTTGCGTCCCTTGGGTGGTGAGGCAGACAACAAAGAGTACATTGCATCCAACACAAGACTCTGGTATCGTGGACCAATGGGTGAATAACCCATCAAGTGTTCCAAGTCATTCATAAAAATGCAACTTAACTCAGAGCGATAGGCAtcatcaaatattttgttaatgcGCATACACTTTGAGGATTCCATAAAGCCTACCATATCTCGGGAGTTGATGACTTTGATGAAGGGGAACTCTGAGTTTTTGGCCAAATATGCTGCCAAAGCTGTTGTTCCTGCAGTTGGTGCACCTTCCAACAGAAGGCATAGACGGTCACTTGTCTCAGGAGACTTGGCTTGCTTCACAAACATGAGACCCTTTTCAACAAGCTCATGGGTGCCTCCCCAGCTGATGATGCCTCTCTCGATAAACTTAGCTAACACCTCATCACTTGTGCCCAGAGATGGTTTCACATCATTTTCTAGTGAATATATGAAGTCACCTCTGGTAATCTTCAGCTTGTCAATGGCATCTGGATCAACTTCAATCTTATTACCTAAGTGAATGTAACGTTTCAAAGCAGATGACGATGCTGCTTTCACAAGACCCTCCAATTCTGCACCTGAGAAGTTTTTGGTCAAAGCAGCAACTTCAGCAAGATCAACATCACGGTCTAATTTGTTATGTTGCttcatttttgaagttttaattttaagaatatcaaATCGGCCTTGTTCATCTGGGAGTCCAATTTCTACTTGAATTTCTAATCTACCAGGTCTCAAAAGAGCCTCATCCATCATATCTTTTCTGTTTGTCATTCCAATGACTAAGATATTATTCAACTGTTCAACACCATCAATCTTGGACAAAAGTTGGTTAACAACAGTATCATTAACGCCTGTGTTGCCCGCAACTGAGCCTCTCTGTTTGCAAATAGCATCAATTTCATCAAAGATGATGATATGAAGTCCTGAATTAGGTCCCAtgcgtctttcttcttcttcagcttcagcAAACAGTCTTCTTACATTAGCTTCTGACTCACCAACATATTTATCAAGAATTTCTGGGCCATTAACAATCTTTGGTTCTCTTGCATTAAGCATCTTTCCAATCTGTCGTGCCATAAGAGTTTTTCCTGTACCTGTGGATATGGAAGTAAGAATAGTtactaattatgaaaataacttcCATGTTTCAATAATCTGACATCCTCTTTAGTGATAGAATTTTGCTAATTTGCACAGTAGCCTCACCAGGGTAATACAATGTacactgcaaaaataaattaaaagaactaTATCAACCCAGTAAAATAACTGCATAATAAAAACTGTGGCAACAGAAGCAaccattatatttatcattaactcttaaataaataatttaaattatacaAACACGACATAACAAACCTCTACTCAAAAAGCCCGTCGTTTAAACTGAGTAACTAGTATTTACTTTTCTCACTAGTGATCACATCTGACAACTCAAGTATAAAAGACCATTTCAAGAGGACTATGACAAATAATACCTCAACTCGCCATATTAAAACAGTGCTTTGGCAATCTATAAATCAACTTTGCCATACAAACCTGGAGGTCCATACAGCAAAATTCCTTTGACGTGTTTGACACCCAGTTGCTCAGTAACTTCTGGAGGGAAGACCCTAGACGCAAAAGCTCTTCTCAAAATCTGAATAAACTGGTCATCGAGACCACCAATTCCCATTTTCTGGAAATCCCAGTCCGCAGAGAAGAGACTAGTGTGTGCTGATCGAGCCTGGAGAAAAATAcgttttataatttaaaatgtttcaCAATAAGCAgtatacataagaaaaatttcaGTGACATTTCACATAAAATGCAATTCGTAACATGAGAATCCTTACAAAAACTCCCCTAGCTGCGCAAATCAAAACTATTTTCTAGAGACTTTGAACCCTGGAGTTTTCAATAATATAATCTTAGTGATCTCCAACTTCTAAGGTAAGAATATTACAGAATGAGTCAAAGGGTAgcatttttaattgaaaaattaatcaagGCAAAGTCTGGTTCATGGACGCAAACCTTGTAATCTTTACTGTCCACAAACCCACTTAAAGGCAGAAAAAGCAAACTGTTCAATAGCTTTTAAAACCAGTCAAGTAGCGGCAAAGGGTCAAACTTTCCCCAACTACTTGGCAAAGTACCAAAAAAGGCAATTAGGCAAGCATCAACAAGGCAGAAGGTACTAGAAGGACTCATTAACATAGCAACATCACTTATTCATGACACAAGATCAAAAGTGAAAGGCAGTGACAAGTACACCACAGGAATCTGAGGAGGAAGCTACAAAGGCGTGTAGAAAGGCATCCTCTAAGAAGTGCTATGAGCAGAGACCTTGTGCTACAACAGAATCAGAGGATGTGGCTCTAAAGATGTTTAAATGATGGAAGGCTGGAGTGAAAGATGACTGAAGATCACTGTGAGCAAACAAAAGCATGTGGATGCCAGGATGGAGACATGGTTTGAATTCTGTGCTATATTCTGAAAGTAATACATGGTGTCACAAGCAATATTTGACAGCACAAGATATAACTGGAGTAAGGTATTTCTGATTCCTGAAATGTGAAAGATGGAGCAAActgaggagagagggaggagccaaattttagggcagaatgggagatattttgaaaggtaaaacttttttttacctgtttagcGTGTCCCAAGGTTAATAATAGCAATATCCTTAACACATACTAAACTGCGAAGCAGGTATTGAAAGggcaaagaaaaatagcaacagTCCAGATGAAAAGTAAAGAGACTGCTAAACTACTGGTAAATAAGAATATCCCATTACTAAATACAGCAAACATTTACTATGCATGTATAATGCTTGCACTAGTATAGGCAGAAGAGATGAGCACTAACAAAGAAAATGTAGGACACTCTGAATAGGTATGCCtacaatatattcattttcatggcTGGGCTGCAAAGGGGTGCAATAAGATCAAATTACACAAAGGAGTAGTTTCAGAGTGGCTGTAAAATACAACTAGTTGGTTTGTACACGAGATGAGGGAAGAGCAACTAGTTAGAAACTGTAACTGtgaaaaatgcaagaataaaatcAGTATGAAGGcttacaaacttacaaaaaaagacCTAGACCAGATAGAAAGTTACACAGAATGGGCACTTGACAAAAGCCAGTGGAGAGAACTTCTGTCAGCTCTAAACATGTAAGGGAAAACCTTACACAAAAATATAGATGATGACAGGTGGCAAAAACCATCAAGTAACATTTTGTTAGTTGCTTTGCTGTTACTCTGTCATATCTACTTCATAACTTGGTTCCCCGTTAGAACACTCCCCTGATTACAAGTACTGAAACTAACATATTTATTATCAATTAAGAGTTCCTTCCTTGAATCCTACATTATTACTTAGTACTGTAGTCTCATGGTATATTATTAACCAAAAATATTGTTTTGGTGATCCTGATTCTGATATTTTTGTTGGGTTACACTCTAGTGCATTGGTTTTTTGGTGGCCcactaaaacatatttattaatagcttTAATTTTGCCTATTTTGATGGGCATTCCTGTCCTGTCTTACTTTATTTCTAACactatatgatacatatatataatataaccggTCTTGAGATCAGGTGAGGTGTTTTGGGCCACATCTGATATTTCCTGTGTCTCACAACTCCAACAAAGTGTTAATCAGACTGCAGtacacataaaaacattaaaatgaaagagatGATAATATTGAGATGGAAAAAACATTGCAATGgtaatacataaaagaaaagaggATACACAGTGAAAATGCGTATGTCTGAGATTGCTAAAGTAGGGTACGCAGTCCTGTATAGCAGGTGCAGGAGAGGCTAAGAAAAAAGTTGATATTAACAAGTGTGATGGGATATTCATCATGGAGGCAATCTTCATGTTGATCTTCATAAGACATATAACAGAGTACCATGACATATTAGAAACCATTATGCAGGTAGATTATAAAATTCATCTTACACTGCACTGCTAGAACCAACCATGACTGGTTAGGCacacaatgaaatgaaattccaAACAGCAGAGCCAAACCCTTCTCTAAGAGTAACCAGTCTACTTACCCAAATCCCTTTCTTGAGGACTTCCTGCTTAAAGTACATTGGCTCTAGAAAGTGCTGAAATGAAAGCTACTTTTCATGAATCATAGTCCTCGAGTTGAAAAGTCAAGTTGCCTAAGTAAGAACGAATAGCTGTCAGTGTCCCTTCTCAACCAACAACAATCACACCAGATGCCTTTGTTGTGTTTGCCTAGGGTAGATTTGTGGATACTAA is part of the Macrobrachium rosenbergii isolate ZJJX-2024 chromosome 9, ASM4041242v1, whole genome shotgun sequence genome and encodes:
- the LOC136841850 gene encoding vesicle-fusing ATPase 1-like isoform X2 — translated: MMKVAKCPNEDLSFTNCVIVNENDFPLKVKYVQVTADHGKSYIYTIRQDRGVKQGQMGFNAIQRKQAMLSLDQEIRVEPYVHDPQTQLIGTLVVEADFLQKKSTTNEPYDTDHMSLSFKEQFARHGFTVGQPLVFKFQDKKTLSLTCKEIEAADPEAALGKKKEARKIKFGVLQPNSSIIFEKSEGSFLILTGKAKARSAHTSLFSADWDFQKMGIGGLDDQFIQILRRAFASRVFPPEVTEQLGVKHVKGILLYGPPGTGKTLMARQIGKMLNAREPKIVNGPEILDKYVGESEANVRRLFAEAEEEERRMGPNSGLHIIIFDEIDAICKQRGSVAGNTGVNDTVVNQLLSKIDGVEQLNNILVIGMTNRKDMMDEALLRPGRLEIQVEIGLPDEQGRFDILKIKTSKMKQHNKLDRDVDLAEVAALTKNFSGAELEGLVKAASSSALKRYIHLGNKIEVDPDAIDKLKITRGDFIYSLENDVKPSLGTSDEVLAKFIERGIISWGGTHELVEKGLMFVKQAKSPETSDRLCLLLEGAPTAGTTALAAYLAKNSEFPFIKVINSRDMVGFMESSKCMRINKIFDDAYRSELSCIFMNDLEHLMGYSPIGPRYQSLVLDAMYSLLSASPPKGRKLLVICTSKRRSVLEELGLLSVFTAVIRVPYIAHQEDIKLVLEESQALSTEEVDSIMSHISDGKVFVGVKKLLGLLDSMRVMKGVESRKRVAAFVNLLEDEGIYTPELRNGERGETDFLPRKSQTSILLAWQNLRVGPCCTWSNMW
- the LOC136841850 gene encoding vesicle-fusing ATPase 1-like isoform X1; the encoded protein is MYGGMMKVAKCPNEDLSFTNCVIVNENDFPLKVKYVQVTADHGKSYIYTIRQDRGVKQGQMGFNAIQRKQAMLSLDQEIRVEPYVHDPQTQLIGTLVVEADFLQKKSTTNEPYDTDHMSLSFKEQFARHGFTVGQPLVFKFQDKKTLSLTCKEIEAADPEAALGKKKEARKIKFGVLQPNSSIIFEKSEGSFLILTGKAKARSAHTSLFSADWDFQKMGIGGLDDQFIQILRRAFASRVFPPEVTEQLGVKHVKGILLYGPPGTGKTLMARQIGKMLNAREPKIVNGPEILDKYVGESEANVRRLFAEAEEEERRMGPNSGLHIIIFDEIDAICKQRGSVAGNTGVNDTVVNQLLSKIDGVEQLNNILVIGMTNRKDMMDEALLRPGRLEIQVEIGLPDEQGRFDILKIKTSKMKQHNKLDRDVDLAEVAALTKNFSGAELEGLVKAASSSALKRYIHLGNKIEVDPDAIDKLKITRGDFIYSLENDVKPSLGTSDEVLAKFIERGIISWGGTHELVEKGLMFVKQAKSPETSDRLCLLLEGAPTAGTTALAAYLAKNSEFPFIKVINSRDMVGFMESSKCMRINKIFDDAYRSELSCIFMNDLEHLMGYSPIGPRYQSLVLDAMYSLLSASPPKGRKLLVICTSKRRSVLEELGLLSVFTAVIRVPYIAHQEDIKLVLEESQALSTEEVDSIMSHISDGKVFVGVKKLLGLLDSMRVMKGVESRKRVAAFVNLLEDEGIYTPELRNGERGETDFLPRKSQTSILLAWQNLRVGPCCTWSNMW
- the LOC136841850 gene encoding vesicle-fusing ATPase 1-like isoform X3, which translates into the protein MYGGMMKVAKCPNEDLSFTNCVIVNENDFPLKVKYVQVTADHGKSYIYTIRQDRGVKQGQMGFNAIQRKQAMLSLDQEIRVEPYVHDPQTQLIGTLVVEADFLQKKSTTNEPYDTDHMSLSFKEQFARHGFTVGQPLVFKFQDKKTLSLTCKEIEAADPEAALGKKKEARKIKFGVLQPNSSIIFEKSEGSFLILTGKAKARSAHTSLFSADWDFQKMGIGGLDDQFIQILRRAFASRVFPPEVTEQLGVKHVKGILLYGPPGTGKTLMARQIGKMLNAREPKIVNGPEILDKYVGESEANVRRLFAEAEEEERRMGPNSGLHIIIFDEIDAICKQRGSVAGNTGVNDTVVNQLLSKIDGVEQLNNILVIGMTNRKDMMDEALLRPGRLEIQVEIGLPDEQGRFDILKIKTSKMKQHNKLDRDVDLAEVAALTKNFSGAELEGLVKAASSSALKRYIHLGNKIEVDPDAIDKLKITRGDFIYSLENDVKPSLGTSDEVLAKFIERGIISWGGTHELVEKGLMFVKQAKSPETSDRLCLLLEGAPTAGTTALAAYLAKNSEFPFIKVINSRDMVGFMESSKCMRINKIFDDAYRSELSCIFMNDLEHLMGYSPIGPRYQSLVLDAMYSLLSASPPKGRKLLVICTSKRRSVLEELGLLSVFTAVIRVPYIAHQEDIKLVLEESQALSTEEVDSIMSHISDGKVFVGVKKLLGLLDSMRVMKGVESRKRVAAFVNLLEDEGIYTPEL